The Hypanus sabinus isolate sHypSab1 chromosome 2, sHypSab1.hap1, whole genome shotgun sequence DNA segment taaagcatggaaAAACTAAAAATCcagaaactgaaatgtcagcatttcagaagAATTCATCCCCCTTTCCTCAGTTGAACTACCTCTCACAGCTACTACAACCagagtagtctttttggataaatctctattagctttgcgcAACATGACGGAGCAAGATTTGGCCATTCCTCCTCGCAAAATTGCTCAAGTTGTGCCAGGTTATTTTGGGAgtggcagtggacagcaatcttgaggtcttgccagagatgttcaattgggttaaggtcaggattcTTACTGGGCCACTCAGACATCAATTTTCATCATCTGAAGCCACTCCATGATtgctgtcctgctgaaagatgaacttcttgCCCAGTGTTAAGTTTTCTGGTAAACACTACCGggcttttatccaggatctctttgTATTTAGCAGCGTTCATCTTCCCCTCAGTCCTGATTAGATTTCTAgtctctgctgctgaaaagcatcaccAAATGATGTTACTCCACcttactttacagtagggatggtgtaaTCTGGCTGGTgtagtattagatttatgccgcATCTACCAGTTAGCATTGAGGCCAAAAAGATCAGCGCttgtctcatctgaccacaagaccatCTTACTCatctttatagtattttttatgtGTTGCTTTGCAAAGTTTTATGGCAaagaccagaatcaggtttaatatcactaacgtacgttgtgaaatttgttaactttacagcaaagTGCAATAAAATACAGAGGGAAATATAGAGggataaaaactgaattacattaagttTATGTATGGCTATTAAATAGTTGttaaactaagtagtgcaaaaaaaacaaaaaatgtggtgaggtagtgttcttcggtttaatgtccatttagaaattgaatggccaaggggaagaagctgttcctgagttgctgagtgtgtgccttcaggttcctgtacttcctaCCCGATGGTTactatgagaagagggcatgtcctgggtgatggggtccttaatgatggacacagcCTTCCTaaagcactgctccttgaagatgtgttgaatactacagaggctagtacccatgctggagctgactaagtttacgaGTCTTTGTAACTTAACTTCATTCTTGTGCAGtaacaccccaccccccacccccataccagatggtgatgcagaatgctctccacaattcATCTGTTGGAGATTTTGAGTGTCTTAGCtgacaaactaaatctcctcaaacttataatgaaatacagctactgtcttgccttctttacagctgcatcaatacgttgtgtccaggttaggtcctcagagatactgacacgcAAGaagttgaaattgctcactctttgtttctgatccctctgtgatgattggtttgtgttccctcttgTGTGCTTTTTTGGTGGTCATGTGGCgagttttgaatttttagtttttcatactttacaattttccctgtttttttggACCCTACTAAGAAAAAAAAGGACTATGTGATTCACAAATCAaaattttcagttaaattgatcaaaatctctgTAATACTCTTTAATGTGAACAAAGGTATGGtgagtgaatactttttcaaggcactgcatATGACTGCATatttgagactagaactaggggacattgcctcaagattcaggggagatttaggacagagatgaggaggaactgttttccccagagagtagtgaatctgtggaactctgccCAGCGAAGTAGTTGAGGCTTCctcataaatatatttaagataccgTTAGATACGTCTTTacattgtaggggaattaagggttatggggaaatggaaggtagatggagctgagtttatggacagatcagccatgatcttattgagtggagggtcaggctcaatgggccaggtggcctactcctgctcctatttctcatgttcttatgTTCCAAAGCTGTGATGGTGCTGttgctgtggtctcaccagtaaGCCATCACCGCCCTGCTAACATTCAATCCTACCAATCAGCTATCTGCTGCTAGTTTTCCTCACTCATTGCTGTCTCTACACATCAGCCTTTTATGAATCATGCACTCTGATGCCCCTGTCCCTCAATACACCTGGTCTCTGCAATCTCTCACCACATACTTCACTGCAAAACCGATTAGAAAACACTTGAAGcaggagtcctgatgaatggtcttggcctaaaatgtcaactgtttattcctgtccatggatgcaacctgacttgctgggttcctccaacattttgtgtgtgtgttactcaagatttccaacagctgcagaacctcttgtgtttataatcagCAAACATCCCCTTTGCTGGACATACTTCTACTCCATTAATGAAGTGCAGAAGATAGACCGGGCTCTTCAGTGCAGAGGATTATGGGTAATATGACCTCCATTATTAACAGACAGGGCAACTGAGTGGGAGCCTGGTTCGAGTTGAGAGATCATTTTATGAATATTGGTGACCTTTAGTGATCATTACACTTGTGAAACTCTCAGAGTTGTAATAATGGAGTGTGCAACTACCAACACTGGGCAACTCTGTATCATGTGGACATCACCCAGCACTAACTCCTTCCTTTCCACCCCCTCTCCACCCCAGACACCTACAACTGGAGCAGTCTGAATCACCATCCTCTGTGCTCTGTGCCAAGAGCAGGTCATAGCCTACTATACTTGAGCTCAAGCCAGGGCAGCACAGGGACCTGCCTCAAACTCCTGGTCTTTGGAGGTTCCAACAACGCTGGACAGTTTTACAATGACACCCTTCAGGTCACCGTGGAGCTGGGTGAAGACTGCTCAGAAAAGCCCCATACATGAGATTATCCTCGTATGCCAAGTGAAGGTAGCCTGACCAGTAAATAATTAAACTTTGATATTAAAATGTATCACTGGGACCTCGTCTCCTTGTATTAATGAGAAAAGTAAAAAATCTGAGTAATCAGGACAGTGTGGTCACAAACTTTTACCCTCTGGGTACTGGCGTATTCTCTGGGGTGTAggagatgaggggagatctgataaaggtatatggttaactggccattgtaaactgtcctgtgattagactagggttaaatcggggttgctgggctgggagagcctattctgcactgtatctcactaAATAGGTAagagtattgaatacaggagttgggatgataTGGTGAAGCTGTATAAAACAtttgtgaggccgaatttggagtatcatgCCATTCaggccacctacctacaggaaaaataccAATGTGATgtaagtgcagagaaagtttacaagtatgttgccttgACTTGAGgatttgagttatagggaaaagatgaatgggttagtactttattccctggaactttggagaatgaggggagatttaatagaggaatacaaaataatgaggggtttagatagggtaaatgcaagcaggccttatCCACTGaatttgggtgagactagaacaagaggtcatgggttgagggtgaaaagtgaaatgtttaaggggaacttcaccCAAGATGGTAAGAATGTTGAACAAGCTGCTGTAGTTGATGTAAGTTAGATTTTAAACAGTTGGGATAAGTACATAGAAAGAACATGGAGGGCTGTGCTCTGAGTGTGGGTCGTTGGGTCCTGGCATGGACTAACTGGTCCagagtgtctgtttctgtgctctacgaCTGTATTTGGGCAGTGGAGGGTTTGTGAAACTTATTTATGGTTTACAGTTCTCTTTTGAACTGAATAGTAAGAGAActgaaacaaaattacatttagaGAAAGAATTCTTGGATTCCTCTTTATACAGAGGCTGTGTAAGCTTTCGAAaggctgtagaggagatttactgggatgctgtttggattagagtgCATGTATtaagataggttgagcgagctatggtttttctctttggagtggaggaggatgatgacttgattgaggtgtacaaaatgatgagatgCATAAATAGACTGGACAACTAGAGActggggtggaaatggctaacaaagggctataattttaaggtgatttactgaacttttaacctactccacaacccttctctcccacatagccctcctttTTCTTTCATGCATGTGCCATTCTaatagtttcttaaatgtcctaatGTAGcagcctctcccaccacccctggTAGGGTGTTTCACACACCCATCATTCCGCAAAAAGAAACCTACAGTAGCTCTGACATCCTCTCTATACTTTCCCTTATTTTATCTTAAAGTAATGCTCCCTATCTTCATCAGACATGTTTAATAAACTAagcaccatcctggtaaatcttctctacaccctctctaaagcttccacatccttccttataATGAGGCACCTAGAACTCATTTTAGGAAGGtatagaggaaggttttttaaaaTATAGAAAGCAGTGGGTGTATGGAGCGTGCTGCCaggtgtggtagaggcagatacatcagggacatttaagaaactcattGGCACATGTATGAAAGGTAAATGGAGGGTTGTGtgagagggaaggattagattaatcTTGGAATAAGTTAAGAAAGCCCTctgctatgctgtactgttctaagtgaTCAACTAATCAAGACTGTATGGGTGACATTTTCACTCTGGGTTCTGGTGTTGGAGTTGACTTATTTGGGTAGTGATGGGTTTGAGTAATGTATTTACTGTTGGCATCTGAAGAGACCAAGGCATCTGACTGATCTGACTTAGATTTTGatgagatccctcttcattcttcaatcaattattgaaaggccaagatagagaggatgtttcctattgtgggggagtctaggagcagggggcacagcctcagaaaaggatgtccctttcgaacagatgaggaatttattttgccagagggtggtaaatctgtggaattcgttaccacagatggttgtggagattgataggttcttgataggtaagggtgtgaaaggttacagggagaaggcaaaagaatgcaGCAATTTTATTAAGTTGCATTAATATAATTAAGTTACATTAAGTTATAATATAAAAAATGTAGTGCAAAGAGAGACCAAAATACTGAGGTAGCATTCATAGAcctccatagccctcccatctatgtacttatccaaatgtttCTAAATGTTGCAGTCAAACCTGACTCTACCATCTCCACTAGCAGCTCAGTTCACACTAGTACCACtgttaacccatgacttctagttctagtctcacccaaactcagtggaaaagcctgcttgcattttaaGTATGGCTATGTCCTACTGGGGCGAGGAGTGGTTGAACCAATTGTGATGAACAGCAGCCAGTCCTCTGCACCTGAGGCTGCCTTTCTCCACCTCCTAGCCCAAAGCAGGGCCACCTGTTAGCCTACCAGCTAGTGcaactctttacagtaccagctgCCTGGGTTAGATTCCtactactgcctgtaaggagtttgtacattcaccccaTGACCAGGTGGGGTTTCCTCCttatgctccagtttcctaccaTATTCAAAGATGTACATACAAGTTTGGGTTAGTaatttgtgggcatgctttgttgtaTGGTGACATCTGTGGCCTGCTCTCAGTAAATCCTGAGACtgagttggtcattgacacatgttctactgcatgttttgatgtcctttctcttcctctgtctccCTGCTAATCATCTTCCAGTTCAGTATGTTTATTAACCAATGCCACAtctcctctgtcattccatcagttTTCCAATCTCCTCTGCTGTTTCTTTACACAGTGATGCAGTCCCACGCCTGCTTTTGTTCACATGCTCTTTCCATCCTAAGGTCCTGCTGTCCAACCAGCAAAGCAGGGTAACCCTTGTGTTGCTGCctgccctagcagagatatcaGTGCTGCTCAATGGTGCATTTTCTTGACAGAATTAGACAGAGGTAATTTCAATCTTTAAATTTATTCATCTTTTAATTTAAAGAAAACAAGTGAAAATGGAGAGAAATTGATAGTCCACTGATCGGTACAATTTGCAATTCTTAATTCGTCAACTGTGGTGTCAATATGGCTCAAAGTGTGACCAAAACCCTGAGGAAAGAGACAAAAGGTGAGAATGTTAACATAAGATCTatttgcacagtacaggcccttcagccacaacGTTGTGTTTTTtaaccaaatattttaattcccattccaacatgttggtccaagaCGAAGCTACCCtctgggtggaggaacaacaccttatattccatctggatagcctccaaccatgaatactgatttctccttctggagaACTAATTCTCTCCCAGTacccctctattccccactctgacctcttctcacctgtctattactTCCCACTGGGTCccatccttccctttttcctcccttattagattcctccttctccagcctttgactTTTCTCCACACCTGGTTTCATCTACCCCTTCCAGTTAGCCTCTcccatccctccaccttttttattctagcatcttacCCCCTTCCTAGTCCTGAAGatggatctcggcctgaaacatcaactatttccatagattctgcctgacctgctgagttcttccaacattttgtgtgcagaCTTGGTCTATCCATCTTATACATCTCCAAGTCACTGCTCATCTTCCTTTACTGCAAGGAGAAAGCCcaaactcactcaacctatcctcattagacatgctctctaatccaggcagcatcctggtaaatctctctaatgcttccacatccttcctataataaggcaaccggaactgaacacaatattccaagcccTAAGCAGTGTTTGATAGAGCTGCACATTACTTTGCAGTTCTTGAACTGATTAGAGGTGCAggtaatttttattttatatttaaaaaaaaacaaattaagccAAATAGAATGACATCTTCATTTATGGTGCAGTCCCTCACCTTGCTGCTGGATTCATGGTCCCGGAGGAGAGTCAGGTTGGCAGGAAGGGTGACTGACTTTAAACGGCTCCAGTTCCAGGAGGGATTTGTTGATCTTTGAAATGGTGGGAAATGGAGCCATATCCACCTTATACCTGTAGGAGCGGACAAGGTGTCATCAGTGTACAGTAGGTAAGATTATTCAGATTTCTTACAGATGTATTGAAACACACTGCATTTGCAGTAACATCCAACACATCCTAAGGGTGTGCAGGGGGCAGCCTGCATGTGCCATTAGACATTCCAGCACCAATAACACAGTAACACAATTTTGTTCAGCAAAATAACACAAGTAGCAGCAAAAAAAACCCCCAGCAAAACAAGCCTCTTTGCACCTCCCCATACATACTCACACCCAGGACAGGCCAGTTTCAGCCCTCGAGTCCTTGAAGTTTACAAGATCTGATACTGACACAAAGTTGATTGGATCAGAAGAGCTAAATCATTGTTCAAAGATGTAAATATAGGGAAGCATCATAAGTAAATGGAGAGACAGTGCTTAGGAAGGTACAGCATTTAAAATTGGGGTAATCAACAGGCAAGATTTGGATATAGAtgtctcatttaaaaaaaaacacaggaatcTGCAGCAATtgggaagtagagacactgaatGGCTTGAAAGCTAGGGTAAGAGCTTTAAAACAATTTGCAAGAAATGTGTTTTGGGAAGGTTGAAAAATGATATTTTGTCTATTTGAACACACTCCAGCAACAGCCTGAGGGCTGAGAGTGGGGATGGGGGAGCCACAGACAAGAGTGAAGTTTGGAAACTGTTACCCTGAAGTCATTATGTACAAATTTAATTTGGtttgtatttatttagagataattgCCACAAGGATGACTGGAACCATACCTCACCGCATTGTACACCTGTGGGACCAGACACAGGTCTGCCATCGTCACCTAGAAGGCACAAAATCATATTACTAGATCAGTCGTACTGTAGCTCCTGATTAATGTCCCACAGGGACCTCAGCACCTAGCACATGGTGAGAGAGCAAGTAAAGCTCAGAGtaatagagcactgcagcacagaaacacgcCATGGCCATGGAGTACATGCTGAATTGCtcctctgcctagtcccattgacttgcaccttgaccacagccctccatacctctcccatcaatTTAGTAATCCAACCTTCTCTAAAATGTTTACATCAAACCTacttccaccacttctgctggcagttcataTCACACTCACACTATCCTGTGAGTGAATAAATTCCCTCAGggtttccttaaatatttcaacttccacccttaacccataacctctagttcatatcgctcccaacctcagtggaaaaagcttgtttgcatttatcctatctacatCTCTAAtaattttttatacctctattaaatctctcctcattctcctacactccagggaataaataaCTAATCaactcaacctttccctacaactctGGTCTtcatgtcctggcaacatccttgtaaattttctctgcactcttcaacccaattgacatctttcctgtaggttgttTCCCAGAGCTGCTTATTATACTCCACATTTTGCCAGTCCTACATCTTAcagaatttcaacataacatcccggctcctgtactcaatatttagatttatgaaggtcaatgcactaaaagctctctttatgaacctatttacttgtgatgccactttcaaggaatcatgAATCTGTATCCCCAGCTGCCTTTGTTCTACTACAGTCCTCAATGTTCAATCATTCATTGTGTAAGTTACCTCACACTTTTatgcattagaacatagaactgtaaaggcccttcagcccacatctCTGATGATccatcttgggcccaacatagtgatacagttacaaagaaggcgtaacaatggctgtatttcattaggacttcaaggagacttggtatgtcattaAAGactcatttctacagatgtaccatggaaagcattctaactggtcgcatcaatgtctggtatggagaggccactgcacaggaccgcAAAAAGCTGCAGGCTCCATCATCGGCGCTAGCCAACCCAGCATTGAGAAtagcttcaaaaggcaatgcctcaaaaaaactggcatccatctttaaggatcccaagcacccggggcatgctaccatcgaggagggccaggagcctcaagacacatattcagcattttaggaacagcttttcccccctccaccattggatttctgaatggacagtactTTGCTAGATTTGTTTCTATGGTCTcggtctacacttcccactgcctcagtaacgctgccagcataatcaaagaccacacccaccccagacattctatCCTTTCCCCTCTTCACAAAACCCAGAAAGCAAGTACCACTAAGCTCAaggaccttgcaccttattgtctgcctgcactttctctgcaactataacactttattctgccttgtctattcccttatccattcgtccctccccattaatctccctcccagcaaaCGGCCCAAGTTTGGGggcccctcacctccattcagagcccgaAGCAGTCCTTCCACCTGAGGAAACACTTCACTTGAGAATCTGCTGGGATCATCTATTATATCCAATGAGgtctcctctgcattggtgagacctgtcctAAATTGGGAGAGCACTTcccctccatctgccaaaagtggatcTTCCTGCTggccaacattttaattccaattcccattcttctTCTTCTGAGATTTCGCTCCAtggcctcttgtgccatgatgccagtgtggaagagcaacaccttataatctGCCTCTTAACCTGTTCTcacatgcctatcacctcccgtgGGTTCcatcttcctcccctttctcctatggtccacttccctcttctattccatCCTCTCCATCCCTTTACTTTTCCCCAGCCAGCAGGCATTACCTATCACCATTAAGCTTCACCGTCCCCTGCCCCACCATTTCATTCAgtcatcttcccctttcttttccagtcctgatgaaggctctccaCCCAAAAAATTGACTGTATATTCAttttcatagttgctgcctgatctgtgttTTACATGtgttactttattctgcattctattattgttttccATTGTATTAACTCAATCATTGATGTAAAGAAATTATCTGCATGGACGGCTTGCAAAATTGCACCTCAGTACCTGCAACAATAGTGAAATAAGCTAAATAATAATGAAGTAAGCTATATAAACTTATTTACCATTTAGTAACCCAAGTTACCGCTTAATAATTAACCAGCTTACATAAAGAATCCCTACTCCTGCTACAAATGGCAGGAGTTAATGAAGTCTctagtcccataccaccaggttcagggatagctacttcccttcaacctttTGGTTCTGGAATGAACTGACACAAGCCTAACCAACCACAGCAAGAGAACACTACGGACCATCTCTCACTCCACCAGACttatgtttttttatttatttagaggtacagccaAGTAACAGGCTTTTCTGACCTTATGAACCTGCATCACCCAATTACATCCAAGTGGCCAAATAACCttttaacctgtacatctttagaatgcaagagcatccggaggaaattcATGCAGTCACGAGGAAAGAATACAAACTCCTGCTAGACAGCAGAATTGAACTTAGGTAGATGGTGCTGTAAAGATTACGaaaaaccactacactaccataaaACCACCGGACAGacatagaattaggctatttggcccattgaatctgctctaccCTTCCATCATAACTGAATCATCATacccttcaaccccattctcctgctttcttcccgtagcttttgacacccttacttatCAAAAACCtacaatctttgccttaaatatactcaatgacttggcctcaacagatGTCTgaggcactgaattccacagattcaccaccctctagctaaagagatTTCTTCTTCTGTTATAAAGGGACAACCTTCCATTCTGGGATTGGGCCCTCTGGTCATACACTCCaccccccccaaccaccacttctacaggaaacatagtctccacatccactctatctagttctttcaatattcaataggtttcaatgagataatgTGCCGTCTAGACTTCCAGTCTTTTTCTCTTCTCCGTCCGGATAATTTATGTTCTGTACCTATGTGCCCATGGTGCtgcaggcaagcttttcactctatctgtacctcacagtactaaTGCACATGACCTGATGTAACAAACTGATTCCAACTCGTGTTCCATTCTAACCACAATATCCACTTGAAAGCTTGCCAGTATGTACCTCATCACCGACACAGTATCGTCCTGACACCTGCTGCAGGAGACACTCTACAGCTagaaaaaaaagacaaagaaATTAGTGCAGAAATATGGGATCAGAGCAAGATGAGCCAAACAACTTAGTTACATGGGGCCATTAGTAAAACATCCCGTGTGATCTCAGGCCAAGCTGCGGCACCAAGCAACAAAGGGATTTAAGGCCAGATGGCCATAATTTTGGTCAAAGAAACTTTGCCGAACTTGGTCATAGATTCTACCAAACTGCTTGAAGAGAGAAAGTGGAGCTTTAAAAATAATTCCAGTTTTAGAAAAATGTGTTTACCAACATGGAGAAATAAGACAAGACACGTAACAGATGAGACCTTTTGTAAATAAGGATTTTAATATTAAGCCACTCTGACAGGAACCAGTGAGTACCAAGGTAATTGTAAGCAAGGAAGAGTACAGGGAAGCTTAAAGATTAGCGTAAtagtcacatgtatatcaaaacatatggtgaaatACATCATTTATGTCAATGACCAATGCAGGCCAAGGATGTGTTGCAGAAAGCCAGTGAGTCACCGTGCTTCCAGCATCAACAAAGCATTCCCACAACTTAATAACCCCAACctctatctttggaatgtgagaggaaacccaggtggtcacaggatgaatgtacaagctccttacagacagtggtagggAATCGCTTGTTGATCGCTCATGTATAAAGTGAAtatactaaccactatgctaccgtgctgcctGTCAAGTTTCACAAGGAGGGCtcaaattataaggaaagattagaaAGGTTGGCACCGCTCTCCTTAGAGCGTAGGAGGCTGGGTGGTGACCTTAGAGGTTTATAAGTCATGAGAGGCATAAGTGAGGTAGAAGGCCAGTTTTTCCTTCAGGGTACAGGAGTTTAAAAATAGAAGGCAGAgattagggtgaaaggggaaaagatttaaagggacctgaggggaactttcacacagagggtgatgggtatatggaacaagcagCTGGAAGAAGTGATTGAGGTAGGTACAATTGCAGTATTAATAACATTGGAAAGTTCAGTGAGGGAAGATTTAGAGGAATGAGTCAAACTTCCATCTACATGAATTCCATTTGACTACAGCTTGATCAGCATgaacaagttgggccaaaggacttTTACTGGGCCATTCTGTACAACTGTACAAATCTGAGTTAGCACAGGGGCAGCTGGACTACAGATAAGTTTAGAAGGCTGTTGAGGACTTGTTGAACAATGGAATCTAAAGGGTTTGATCAGGAGCAGTGAGGTGGTACTGAGGTGTGAGAGGAGCTGAACAAGAACATTAAACTGCAGCCATCCAACACGACACGATCGCCTGATCTTACCCTGCAGCCCGTTGATGATGAAGTGTTGGGCCCAGTCTAGCTTCTCTTCTCCTACCCTTTGCAGCACACCCAGGTTCTGAAAGATCAGACAGCACTGTGACAATATGCTCATTCTAGAGACAGTAAAACAACAGCCCAACTAACCCCTCCAATGGTTATTCAGAACTCCAGACAAACCgtccacacttcccactgcctcaggaaaACAGCCAGCATGATCAACAACTTCAACCACCCTGACTATTCTCCTCTCACCCCtccaatcaggcagaagatacagaagccagaAATCACatgccatcaggctcaaggacagcttcttgaCTGTATGATAAAGAAACTCCCAATCTATCTCCTCATGGCCCTTGAACTTTGTTTACCTACTGTGCACGTTCTCTAACTTTCTACCACCTTGATGTACTGATGTATGGAATCATCTGTCTGGTTAGCACGCTACTGCAGCTTTCACTATAGTTAGATCagggtgtagaattgttatttttcttgtggattaactttcctatgcttgcttatagtttttatgtaatcACCTATATGTAGGTAAGTGTTCAGTGGATTTTCCAGTAATTCTAATATGGCTAATGCTGTATTCTCAGTTTTTCTGCAGTAGGTGCAAGCCCCTTTAAATCTGGCTATTTCACAGGTTTCATTCTATCAGTGGAATGTGTGATCTCTAATCGGACTGACCACAACTTATTTTTCTTTGCTCTTGTGACACTTAAAAAATCTGCAAcaccaagttttatgcctcactcttgacttctgaagaaccccTGGATCAATATCACCAGATCCCACACACTTGATATGTGAAAATAGTACAATAATACTCCACAATGTGCAGCCAGATGTGTGTAACATCtgcaaggggcagagagaggaactGCAGCTCAAAGGATTCGCAGGGCAAGTGAAGGACGCACTGAAACCAAAGCCATACCTGTAGGGGCTGGATCCCAGAGGTAATGAGGTCAGAAATCATGCGGACTTGGGCACGTTTCTTGGGATCAGCAGGCAACAGCCGTGGATTGGGTCTAGTCTCTTCCAGGTAATGAATTATGGCCATCTACCATCAGCAGAGAAAGTAacaatcaaaatgaaaacaacAGTCCACAAAAACAACCAGAACTGTGTGTTAAAGACTGGATTCTTTCACACAGACATGCCT contains these protein-coding regions:
- the gstz1 gene encoding maleylacetoacetate isomerase isoform X5, producing MQPVLYSYFRSSCSWRVRIALAFKGIEYEQVAVNLVKDGGQQYADSFKKLNPMKQVPALSIDGIVLSQSMAIIHYLEETRPNPRLLPADPKKRAQVRMISDLITSGIQPLQNLGVLQRVGEEKLDWAQHFIINGLQAVECLLQQVSGRYCVGDEVTMADLCLVPQVYNAVRYKVDMAPFPTISKINKSLLELEPFKVSHPSCQPDSPPGP
- the gstz1 gene encoding maleylacetoacetate isomerase isoform X4; this encodes MASTGKPVLYSYFRSSCSWRVRIALAFKGIEYEQVAVNLVKDGGQQYADSFKKLNPMKQVPALSIDGIVLSQSMAIIHYLEETRPNPRLLPADPKKRAQVRMISDLITSGIQPLQNLGVLQRVGEEKLDWAQHFIINGLQAVECLLQQVSGRYCVGDEVTMADLCLVPQVYNAVRYKVDMAPFPTISKINKSLLELEPFKVSHPSCQPDSPPGP
- the gstz1 gene encoding maleylacetoacetate isomerase isoform X1 — encoded protein: MGSGRFNWVLSGCRSSDAGMNRQWPVLYSYFRSSCSWRVRIALAFKGIEYEQVAVNLVKDGGQQYADSFKKLNPMKQVPALSIDGIVLSQSMAIIHYLEETRPNPRLLPADPKKRAQVRMISDLITSGIQPLQNLGVLQRVGEEKLDWAQHFIINGLQAVECLLQQVSGRYCVGDEVTMADLCLVPQVYNAVRYKVDMAPFPTISKINKSLLELEPFKVSHPSCQPDSPPGP
- the gstz1 gene encoding maleylacetoacetate isomerase isoform X3: MASTGKPVLYSYFRSSCSWRVRIGEAPTTGCNLKSSLAFKGIEYEQVAVNLVKDGGQQYADSFKKLNPMKQVPALSIDGIVLSQSMAIIHYLEETRPNPRLLPADPKKRAQVRMISDLITSGIQPLQNLGVLQRVGEEKLDWAQHFIINGLQAVECLLQQVSGRYCVGDEVTMADLCLVPQVYNAVRYKVDMAPFPTISKINKSLLELEPFKVSHPSCQPDSPPGP
- the gstz1 gene encoding maleylacetoacetate isomerase isoform X2 — translated: MASTGKPVLYSYFRSSCSWRVRIGEAPTTGCNLKSCVSLAFKGIEYEQVAVNLVKDGGQQYADSFKKLNPMKQVPALSIDGIVLSQSMAIIHYLEETRPNPRLLPADPKKRAQVRMISDLITSGIQPLQNLGVLQRVGEEKLDWAQHFIINGLQAVECLLQQVSGRYCVGDEVTMADLCLVPQVYNAVRYKVDMAPFPTISKINKSLLELEPFKVSHPSCQPDSPPGP